In one Pseudarthrobacter oxydans genomic region, the following are encoded:
- a CDS encoding YdeI/OmpD-associated family protein — translation MAVELEELLLPDAVAWRNWLDANHSTSPGVWLVLHKKGGNVTELDYAAALDEALCFGWIDGQTRRRDEHTSLQRMTPRTRRSPWSARNVGHVARLDAAGKMTDAGWAAVNAAKADGRWANAYGGQAVAEVPADLAAAIAAVPAAQAMFDVLTKTNRFALIYRVNSAVQAATRERRIAGFVEMLARGEAPYPQKKRPAPTTPPAPN, via the coding sequence ATGGCCGTTGAACTTGAGGAACTGCTGCTGCCGGACGCGGTGGCATGGCGCAACTGGCTCGATGCGAACCACAGCACCAGCCCCGGGGTGTGGCTGGTCCTGCACAAAAAGGGCGGAAACGTGACGGAACTGGACTACGCCGCCGCACTGGACGAGGCACTGTGCTTTGGCTGGATCGATGGCCAGACGCGCCGCCGTGATGAGCACACGTCGCTCCAGCGGATGACGCCCCGGACCCGGAGGAGCCCGTGGTCGGCACGGAACGTCGGCCACGTGGCGCGGCTTGATGCAGCGGGGAAGATGACCGACGCCGGGTGGGCGGCCGTGAATGCAGCGAAGGCTGACGGGCGCTGGGCAAACGCATACGGCGGGCAGGCCGTGGCCGAAGTTCCCGCGGACCTGGCCGCCGCCATTGCCGCGGTTCCCGCCGCCCAGGCGATGTTCGACGTCCTGACCAAGACAAATCGGTTCGCCCTGATTTACCGGGTCAACTCCGCTGTGCAGGCCGCCACCCGGGAACGGCGGATTGCCGGGTTCGTGGAGATGCTGGCGCGGGGCGAGGCTCCGTACCCGCAGAAGAAGCGTCCCGCCCCCACCACGCCGCCCGCCCCCAACTAA
- the tgt gene encoding tRNA guanosine(34) transglycosylase Tgt, which produces MPANPAPAPHPADAPFEPGPRTAGDEARSRQSEFSFRVGTRLAESCPPSAPQEASNGGRFLGRTGTISTPHGTIQTPAFIAVGTKATVKSVLPEAMADLGAQALLANAYHLYLQPGADILDEAGGLGAFMNWPGPTFTDSGGFQVMSLGSGFKKVIDMKTVAAAGAPGPDDAVAPGKERLAHIDDDGVWFKSHLNGDRHRFSPEISMQVQHRIGADIMFAFDELTTLQNSRGYQEESLERTRLWALRCLEEHFRLTSSRAGKPYQALFGVIQGAQYEDLRRKACRDLGAMPFDGFGIGGALEKENLGTIVRWCNEELPEDKPRHLLGISEPDDIFTAIENGADTFDCVSPTRVARNSAFYTPTGRYNLSGAKYKRDFGPLQDGCDCYACTNYSRAYIHHLYKAKEMVSATLISIHNERFVVKMVDDARLAIEDGTFFDFKADTLARYYG; this is translated from the coding sequence GTGCCAGCCAACCCTGCCCCAGCTCCACACCCTGCCGACGCCCCGTTTGAACCGGGGCCGCGCACTGCCGGCGATGAAGCACGGTCACGGCAGTCGGAGTTTTCCTTCCGGGTAGGCACGCGCCTGGCCGAGAGCTGCCCACCGTCCGCCCCGCAGGAGGCGTCCAACGGGGGCCGGTTCCTGGGACGTACCGGCACCATCTCCACGCCCCACGGCACGATCCAGACCCCGGCGTTCATTGCCGTGGGAACCAAGGCCACGGTCAAATCCGTGCTGCCCGAGGCCATGGCGGACCTGGGGGCGCAGGCGCTGCTGGCCAACGCCTACCACCTGTACCTGCAGCCCGGTGCGGACATCCTGGACGAGGCCGGCGGCCTGGGCGCGTTCATGAACTGGCCGGGGCCCACGTTCACGGACTCGGGCGGATTCCAGGTGATGAGCCTCGGCTCGGGGTTCAAGAAGGTCATCGACATGAAGACTGTTGCCGCCGCCGGCGCGCCCGGACCGGACGACGCGGTGGCCCCCGGCAAGGAGCGCCTGGCCCATATTGACGACGACGGCGTGTGGTTCAAGAGCCACCTCAACGGCGACCGGCACAGGTTCTCCCCCGAAATCTCCATGCAGGTCCAGCACCGGATCGGAGCGGACATCATGTTCGCCTTCGATGAGCTCACCACCCTGCAGAACTCGCGCGGCTACCAGGAGGAGTCCCTGGAGCGCACCCGGCTGTGGGCGCTGCGCTGCCTTGAGGAGCACTTCCGGCTGACCTCCTCCCGGGCAGGCAAACCGTACCAGGCCCTGTTCGGCGTGATCCAGGGCGCGCAGTACGAGGACCTGCGCCGGAAGGCGTGCCGGGACCTGGGCGCCATGCCGTTCGACGGTTTCGGGATCGGCGGGGCGCTGGAGAAGGAAAACCTGGGCACGATTGTCCGGTGGTGCAACGAGGAGCTGCCCGAGGACAAGCCCCGGCACCTGCTGGGCATCTCCGAACCGGACGACATCTTCACGGCCATCGAGAACGGCGCGGACACCTTCGACTGCGTCTCCCCCACCCGGGTGGCCCGCAACTCCGCGTTCTATACGCCGACCGGCCGGTACAACCTCTCCGGCGCCAAGTACAAGCGGGACTTTGGCCCGCTCCAGGACGGCTGCGACTGCTACGCGTGCACCAACTACTCCCGGGCCTACATCCATCACCTGTACAAGGCCAAGGAGATGGTGTCCGCCACGCTGATCTCCATCCACAACGAGCGGTTCGTGGTGAAAATGGTGGACGACGCCCGCCTGGCCATCGAGGACGGCACCTTCTTCGACTTCAAAGCCGACACCCTGGCGCGGTACTACGGGTAG
- a CDS encoding hydroxymethylpyrimidine/phosphomethylpyrimidine kinase produces the protein MTSVSVAAPQPVTAPAVVLTIAGSEATGGAGAQADLKTFQELGVFGIANLTCIVSFNPNDSWNHRFVPVDQQVIADQLEATTAAYGPSSSAPSEPGRPVLDTVKIGMLGSPATIATVADALAAGRFENVVLDPVLICKGQEPGHALDTDQALKAQILPLATFVTPNHFEAESLSGLDITDVESLKAAAIRIYELSGAAVLAKGGVRLEGPDAVDVFYDGETLEVLSAPKVGEVAVSGAGCSLAAAVTAELAKGATPLEAARTAKEFVTAGIRNRVASGAPFDALWQGGAR, from the coding sequence ATGACTTCCGTTTCCGTTGCCGCACCCCAGCCCGTCACAGCTCCCGCAGTCGTCCTGACCATCGCAGGCTCCGAAGCAACCGGCGGCGCCGGCGCCCAGGCGGACCTGAAAACCTTCCAGGAACTCGGCGTCTTTGGCATCGCCAACCTCACGTGCATCGTTTCGTTCAACCCGAACGACAGCTGGAACCACCGGTTCGTACCGGTGGACCAGCAGGTGATCGCGGACCAACTGGAGGCGACGACGGCCGCGTACGGTCCGTCGTCGTCCGCTCCTTCGGAGCCCGGACGTCCGGTGCTGGACACGGTGAAGATCGGCATGCTGGGCAGTCCCGCCACCATCGCCACAGTCGCTGATGCCCTGGCCGCCGGCCGGTTCGAAAACGTGGTCCTGGACCCGGTGCTGATCTGCAAGGGCCAGGAGCCCGGGCACGCCCTGGACACGGACCAGGCGCTGAAGGCGCAGATCCTTCCGCTGGCCACCTTTGTCACGCCGAACCACTTCGAGGCCGAGTCGCTGTCCGGCCTGGATATCACGGACGTAGAGTCCCTCAAGGCCGCCGCCATCCGCATCTATGAGCTCAGCGGCGCCGCCGTGCTCGCCAAGGGCGGGGTGCGGCTGGAAGGCCCGGACGCCGTCGACGTCTTCTATGACGGCGAGACCCTTGAGGTCCTCAGCGCGCCCAAGGTGGGTGAGGTGGCGGTTTCCGGTGCCGGCTGCTCGCTGGCGGCGGCTGTGACGGCGGAACTCGCCAAGGGCGCCACGCCGCTGGAGGCTGCCCGGACGGCCAAGGAATTCGTCACGGCGGGCATCCGCAACCGCGTGGCGTCAGGCGCCCCGTTCGATGCCCTGTGGCAGGGCGGAGCCCGCTAA
- a CDS encoding dienelactone hydrolase family protein, with protein MLIEIPAAEGTAEALVARPSGGGGPFPGVILYMDAFGLRPRIEDMAQRVAGWGYVVLAPNVFYRDGTVAELAPKGDMTTPEGRQAAGQAAFPRIGRLTADRALADIDAWVSALRALDGVAPGPIGTFGYCMGARLAVRTATSHPEAVAACGGFHGGGLATDEPDSPHLRLGTARAEFVFGHADHDRSMDAQAVARLGKALKAAGLKASNEVYRGASHGYSMADTSAFHEGVTERHFRELRALLDRTLKG; from the coding sequence ATGCTCATTGAAATCCCAGCCGCGGAAGGCACCGCGGAAGCCTTGGTGGCCCGTCCGTCCGGCGGCGGCGGGCCGTTCCCCGGCGTGATCCTGTACATGGACGCCTTCGGCCTGCGCCCGCGCATCGAGGACATGGCGCAGCGCGTTGCCGGCTGGGGGTACGTTGTCCTGGCCCCGAACGTCTTCTACCGGGACGGGACTGTTGCCGAGCTTGCCCCGAAGGGGGACATGACCACCCCGGAGGGCAGGCAGGCAGCCGGCCAGGCGGCGTTCCCGCGGATTGGCCGGCTCACCGCGGACAGGGCGCTGGCGGACATCGATGCCTGGGTTTCGGCGCTCAGGGCGCTCGACGGCGTTGCGCCGGGTCCCATCGGCACCTTCGGCTACTGCATGGGGGCCAGGCTCGCGGTGCGCACCGCAACATCCCACCCGGAGGCGGTGGCGGCATGCGGCGGCTTCCACGGCGGCGGGCTGGCCACGGATGAACCGGACAGCCCGCACCTGCGGCTCGGAACGGCCAGAGCCGAGTTCGTGTTCGGCCACGCGGACCACGACCGGAGCATGGACGCCCAGGCCGTGGCCCGGCTGGGGAAAGCCCTGAAGGCTGCAGGACTTAAGGCATCCAACGAGGTCTACCGCGGAGCATCCCACGGCTACTCCATGGCGGACACCTCGGCCTTCCACGAAGGAGTCACGGAACGGCACTTCCGGGAGCTGCGCGCCCTGCTCGACCGGACGCTGAAGGGCTGA
- a CDS encoding NUDIX hydrolase family protein — MNVRTPDPNPGWLSEEDLFEARGRLPMVYVEAVPVRLDPLGFVNEVGTLLQADEDGTMVRSLVSGRVIYRETIRAALLRHMEKDLGPLAFPQLPISPVPFTVAEYFPAPSQTGFTDERQHAVSLAYVIPVTGECEPRQDALELTWMTPAEVLSPGVQMEFSGGRGALIRQALAFAGVGF, encoded by the coding sequence ATGAACGTGCGCACTCCTGACCCGAATCCCGGCTGGCTTTCCGAAGAAGACCTCTTTGAGGCGCGCGGGCGGCTGCCCATGGTGTACGTGGAGGCAGTGCCGGTGAGGCTGGACCCCCTGGGCTTCGTGAACGAAGTGGGAACCCTGCTCCAGGCGGACGAGGACGGAACCATGGTCCGGTCCCTCGTGTCGGGCCGCGTCATCTACCGCGAAACCATCCGCGCCGCCCTGCTGCGGCACATGGAAAAGGACCTGGGACCGCTGGCGTTCCCGCAGCTGCCCATCAGCCCCGTGCCGTTCACGGTGGCCGAATACTTCCCGGCGCCGTCCCAGACCGGCTTCACCGATGAGCGGCAACACGCCGTGTCGCTGGCCTATGTCATCCCCGTGACCGGTGAGTGCGAGCCCCGCCAGGACGCCCTGGAACTGACCTGGATGACCCCCGCGGAAGTCCTCAGCCCGGGCGTCCAGATGGAGTTTTCCGGCGGCCGCGGTGCCCTCATCCGCCAGGCCCTGGCCTTCGCCGGCGTGGGCTTCTGA
- a CDS encoding DUF6707 family protein, which produces MTETPAARHHLEQQAGSLTTGSHIVLPDGGRTAEIHQVELERDDFGAPAMVLASLSGGGTLRIAVGTTVTVLAEGSPAAGDVPQEQAKQPGEEPASAAAVPAVVVPPLPPVPPAVTGPSEEDLALIPAPQGTPESVVEAAAETHPDAQGVLLLADRLAKGVNFKSGSCLKDLSDLAHELFITLKDADGALAVADLLNVLPFDGNPGRWASVEASLALSSYICRQDGQAERAEVYEKLIRTPENQETDPFKARMAAKVRQRSLNEPNLYDKEIFRSIDNSNHDAEREWRLLRLESLLFLRAHGGSETIGVGELERRISNELEAVRS; this is translated from the coding sequence ATGACCGAAACACCAGCCGCCCGTCACCATCTTGAACAGCAGGCTGGATCCCTGACCACCGGCAGCCACATTGTCCTGCCCGACGGCGGGCGGACAGCGGAGATACACCAGGTTGAGCTTGAACGGGACGATTTCGGGGCGCCCGCGATGGTCCTCGCCAGCCTGTCCGGTGGCGGTACCCTCCGCATCGCGGTGGGCACCACGGTCACGGTGCTGGCGGAGGGGTCCCCGGCAGCAGGAGACGTGCCGCAGGAGCAAGCCAAGCAGCCCGGCGAAGAGCCTGCCTCCGCTGCCGCCGTTCCCGCCGTCGTCGTACCTCCCCTCCCGCCGGTCCCGCCCGCGGTGACCGGTCCCAGCGAAGAGGACCTGGCACTGATTCCCGCACCTCAGGGCACTCCGGAATCAGTGGTGGAAGCCGCGGCCGAAACGCACCCTGACGCCCAGGGCGTGTTGCTGCTGGCGGACCGGCTGGCCAAGGGCGTCAACTTCAAGTCCGGCAGCTGCCTGAAGGACCTGAGCGACCTCGCCCACGAACTGTTCATCACCCTCAAGGATGCCGACGGTGCACTTGCCGTTGCCGACCTCCTCAATGTCCTGCCCTTCGACGGGAACCCGGGGCGGTGGGCGTCCGTGGAGGCATCCCTCGCTCTGTCCAGCTACATCTGCCGGCAGGACGGACAGGCGGAGCGGGCCGAGGTCTACGAAAAGCTGATCCGGACCCCGGAAAACCAGGAAACGGATCCGTTCAAGGCCAGGATGGCGGCGAAGGTCCGGCAGCGCTCGCTCAACGAGCCCAACCTGTACGACAAGGAAATCTTCCGCTCCATCGACAACTCCAACCACGACGCCGAGCGCGAATGGCGCCTCCTGCGGCTCGAATCCCTGCTGTTCCTGCGCGCCCACGGGGGCTCCGAAACCATCGGGGTGGGCGAACTCGAGCGACGGATCAGCAACGAGCTGGAAGCCGTCCGCTCCTGA
- a CDS encoding SRPBCC domain-containing protein, translating to MTNNLSVVINADAPQVWTMLREPSKVAQWHGWQAEDLDAEIKEIYFSGDVEESPDHTSLTVHGGDTFELHPEPNGTRVSVTRGAMDHDSEWAAWDEDITQGWLTFLQQLRFALERHPHGKRHTLFLHLTEGQGSAIEKLGLADLPAPGESYQLTLGTGEKISGKVWYRTSHQVGVTVHDYAEHGEGLLVVADHPAIKDVREEGEGSLVIASTYDLGAARLDAIRSSWDAWRAEHYPASEPVS from the coding sequence ATGACCAACAATCTGAGCGTAGTGATCAACGCCGACGCGCCGCAGGTCTGGACCATGCTGCGGGAACCGTCCAAAGTAGCCCAATGGCATGGCTGGCAGGCTGAAGACCTGGACGCCGAGATCAAGGAGATCTACTTCTCCGGTGACGTTGAGGAGTCGCCGGACCACACCAGCCTCACCGTTCACGGCGGGGACACTTTTGAACTTCACCCCGAGCCCAATGGAACCCGGGTCAGCGTGACCCGGGGAGCGATGGACCACGATTCCGAGTGGGCCGCCTGGGACGAGGACATCACGCAGGGCTGGCTCACGTTCCTCCAGCAGCTCCGCTTCGCCCTGGAACGCCACCCCCACGGCAAGCGCCACACCCTGTTCCTGCACCTGACGGAAGGTCAGGGCTCAGCGATCGAGAAGCTCGGCCTGGCGGATTTGCCGGCACCGGGTGAAAGCTACCAGCTGACATTGGGGACCGGCGAGAAGATCAGCGGAAAGGTCTGGTACCGGACCAGCCACCAGGTGGGTGTCACGGTGCACGACTACGCGGAACACGGTGAGGGACTCCTGGTGGTGGCCGACCATCCCGCCATCAAGGACGTGCGCGAAGAGGGCGAAGGGTCCCTGGTCATCGCCTCCACCTACGACCTTGGCGCCGCAAGGCTGGATGCCATCCGCTCATCCTGGGATGCCTGGCGGGCCGAGCACTACCCCGCATCGGAACCGGTCAGCTGA
- a CDS encoding serpin family protein, translating into MGLAGCAAPARPPAPELLTADGVERVSVDRADYAAELRSFRASAFVLGEALLADGGDGANGNVVSSPGSLLIALAMLRAGATGGTAAEMDSVLQFPLEKRDEAMNSVLRSLEKFDGDPGAVDEDNPPRKPVMHSANGLFVDKDVPTGRSFLDTLARHYGSGVYPVDFSDEEATKPAIDAWVSRNTGGRIKEAPAEYDPDNTFSLLNSLYFAAAWSAPFDPNATSDLPFTTAAGEEIAVPAMHNELTMKYAEGAGWQGVDLPYADGFVMRLVLPAETAAPDGTAASRDSRARAAFDAEKLTEIADTFDIARPESVQIQLPRWDHRSSFDLRKVFGALGLENMLGTTEDFNNIQPQMMITQAAQAANITVAEKGTIAAAVTQINGMATSAPPQPERTIEFDRPFHYQIVHVETGLPLFMGTVADPR; encoded by the coding sequence ATGGGACTGGCGGGGTGTGCGGCGCCGGCCCGGCCGCCGGCCCCGGAACTCCTCACGGCCGACGGCGTCGAGCGGGTTTCGGTGGACCGCGCGGACTACGCCGCTGAGCTGCGCTCCTTCCGGGCTTCCGCGTTCGTCCTCGGCGAGGCGCTGCTGGCCGACGGCGGCGACGGCGCCAACGGGAACGTCGTGTCCTCGCCCGGGAGCCTGCTGATTGCCCTCGCCATGCTGCGCGCGGGTGCCACCGGCGGGACCGCGGCCGAGATGGACAGCGTCCTGCAATTCCCCCTTGAGAAGCGCGACGAGGCCATGAACTCGGTCCTCCGCTCGCTGGAAAAGTTCGATGGCGACCCCGGCGCAGTGGATGAGGACAACCCGCCGCGGAAACCGGTCATGCACTCCGCCAACGGGCTTTTCGTCGACAAGGACGTGCCTACCGGGCGGTCCTTCCTGGACACACTGGCCCGGCACTATGGATCGGGGGTGTATCCCGTGGATTTCAGCGACGAAGAAGCAACGAAGCCCGCCATAGATGCGTGGGTGAGCAGGAACACCGGCGGCCGGATCAAGGAGGCCCCGGCGGAATACGACCCCGACAATACCTTCAGCCTGCTCAACTCGCTGTACTTCGCCGCCGCCTGGAGCGCACCGTTCGATCCGAACGCCACCTCCGACCTGCCGTTCACGACAGCCGCGGGCGAGGAAATCGCGGTGCCTGCCATGCACAACGAACTCACGATGAAATATGCGGAAGGTGCCGGCTGGCAGGGTGTGGACCTTCCCTACGCCGACGGTTTCGTCATGCGGCTGGTCCTGCCCGCGGAGACGGCCGCTCCCGACGGCACGGCCGCTTCCCGTGACAGTCGCGCCCGAGCGGCCTTCGACGCGGAGAAACTGACGGAAATCGCGGACACGTTCGATATTGCCCGGCCCGAATCAGTCCAGATCCAGCTGCCGCGCTGGGACCACAGGTCCAGTTTTGACCTCCGCAAGGTCTTCGGGGCGCTGGGACTGGAGAACATGCTCGGCACCACGGAGGACTTCAACAACATCCAGCCGCAGATGATGATCACCCAGGCCGCCCAGGCTGCCAACATCACCGTGGCCGAAAAGGGCACCATTGCCGCCGCGGTGACCCAGATCAACGGAATGGCCACCAGCGCCCCGCCGCAGCCTGAGCGGACCATCGAGTTCGACCGGCCGTTCCACTACCAGATCGTCCACGTTGAAACCGGACTGCCGCTGTTTATGGGAACCGTGGCCGATCCCAGGTGA
- a CDS encoding ABC transporter ATP-binding protein: MTEQAPSRLPEPRVAPSVAPTTNSHLEITDVTKNFGNQAVLKGVNLSVAKGGTTAIVGPSGSGKTTLLRLIAGFEHPDTGSIALNGTKVAGDGVWVPAHKRHIGYVAQDGALFPHLSVGQNVAFGLDPDRLPGGRRAVAGRISELLEMVSLDPAMAKRRPHQLSGGQQQRVALARALAREPELMLLDEPFSALDAGLRVATRRAVAKVLNEAGVTTILVTHDQAEALSFADQVAVMRGGKLAQIGNPFVVYTRPADRATAEFLGDAVILDAWLEGSLATCSLGAIPVRRPPVQGRVQLMLRPEQIRIAEDGPIRGVVVDTDYFGPETTVRLKLSVPPQLASSPDHRYPGGGEIITIRHWNASIARPGMELCLRVVGEGVAFPLDD, translated from the coding sequence GTGACAGAACAAGCCCCCTCGAGGCTGCCGGAGCCGCGGGTCGCACCGTCCGTGGCGCCCACCACCAACAGCCACCTGGAGATCACCGACGTCACCAAGAACTTTGGCAACCAGGCCGTCCTGAAGGGCGTCAACCTCTCCGTCGCCAAAGGCGGAACCACGGCCATTGTGGGCCCGTCCGGGTCAGGCAAGACCACCCTGCTGCGGCTAATCGCCGGGTTCGAGCACCCGGACACGGGCAGCATTGCGCTGAACGGCACCAAAGTAGCCGGCGACGGCGTCTGGGTGCCTGCGCACAAACGGCACATTGGGTACGTGGCCCAGGACGGCGCCCTGTTCCCGCACCTCAGCGTGGGGCAGAACGTCGCCTTCGGGCTCGATCCGGACCGCCTGCCGGGGGGCCGGCGTGCTGTGGCCGGACGGATCAGCGAACTGCTGGAAATGGTGTCGCTGGACCCGGCCATGGCCAAGCGCCGCCCGCACCAGCTCTCCGGCGGGCAGCAGCAGCGCGTAGCGCTGGCCCGGGCCCTGGCACGCGAGCCCGAACTGATGCTCCTTGATGAGCCCTTCTCAGCACTCGACGCGGGGCTCAGGGTAGCCACCCGCAGGGCAGTGGCGAAGGTCCTGAACGAAGCCGGCGTCACCACCATCCTGGTGACCCATGACCAGGCCGAGGCGTTGTCCTTCGCGGACCAGGTGGCTGTGATGCGCGGCGGCAAACTCGCCCAGATCGGCAACCCGTTCGTGGTGTACACCCGCCCCGCGGACCGGGCCACGGCCGAATTCCTGGGGGACGCGGTCATCCTGGACGCCTGGCTGGAGGGTTCGCTGGCAACCTGCTCCCTGGGGGCGATCCCCGTCCGCAGGCCGCCGGTCCAAGGCCGGGTGCAGCTGATGCTGAGGCCTGAGCAGATCAGGATTGCCGAGGACGGGCCCATCCGGGGAGTTGTGGTGGACACCGACTACTTTGGCCCGGAAACAACGGTGCGCCTGAAACTCTCCGTCCCGCCACAGCTGGCCTCCAGCCCGGACCACCGCTACCCCGGAGGCGGCGAGATCATCACCATCCGGCACTGGAACGCCTCCATCGCCCGGCCCGGCATGGAGCTGTGCCTGCGCGTGGTTGGCGAAGGCGTGGCCTTCCCCCTGGACGACTGA
- a CDS encoding VOC family protein has protein sequence MLRVRPLHFTSRPDSWDTLLTALGMVITENDAGWRVFDAGSGRLALHTVPAGAAEDGTTALAVEVGDLAEFARRTNLAAEEDGAARAELVTADHGEACRITAPDGFTFLADKASHFAQCADADPALAVAGVWFTEDPAAAARTLQHIGARPRPVPDQDDTADFSTKNGGVLLVRPASGPARSGLGFEYDGALEPLRERLASAGLQVSLTEEAFGRTLHVANPDAGGPGAGHVPATLWIAGRHG, from the coding sequence ATGCTCCGCGTCCGCCCCCTTCATTTCACCTCCCGGCCCGACTCCTGGGACACGCTCCTCACCGCGTTGGGCATGGTCATTACCGAGAACGACGCCGGGTGGCGGGTTTTTGACGCCGGCTCGGGCCGCCTCGCCCTCCACACCGTCCCCGCAGGCGCCGCGGAGGACGGCACCACAGCACTGGCGGTGGAGGTGGGCGACCTTGCGGAATTCGCCCGCCGGACCAATCTCGCGGCAGAGGAGGACGGCGCCGCCCGCGCGGAACTCGTCACCGCGGACCATGGCGAGGCCTGCAGGATCACGGCCCCCGACGGATTCACGTTCTTGGCGGACAAGGCGTCCCACTTTGCGCAGTGCGCGGACGCTGACCCGGCGCTGGCCGTCGCCGGGGTCTGGTTTACCGAGGATCCCGCCGCCGCCGCCCGCACGCTGCAGCACATCGGGGCGCGCCCGCGCCCCGTTCCGGACCAGGACGACACTGCCGACTTTTCCACCAAGAACGGCGGTGTCCTGCTGGTGCGCCCGGCTTCAGGACCGGCACGTTCAGGCCTGGGCTTCGAGTACGACGGCGCGCTGGAACCCCTGCGGGAACGCCTCGCCTCGGCAGGTCTGCAGGTCAGCCTCACGGAGGAAGCGTTCGGACGCACCCTCCATGTAGCCAATCCCGACGCGGGCGGGCCCGGCGCCGGGCACGTACCGGCCACCCTCTGGATCGCCGGGCGCCACGGGTGA
- a CDS encoding MFS transporter — MSTQQTAAVSESAETRRAVSNILKGSAGNLVEWYDLYVYTVFAAYFQSHFFNSKDDLQAGLEAMAVFSTSFLMRPIGAWFFGRYADRNGRKAALTLSVTLMSAGSFAIAVLPTTEQVGVWALILLILIRLVQGFSVGGEYGTSATYMSEAATSRRRGFFSSFQYVTLIGGQMLALLVLVILQNAMPKDDLTEWGWRIPFALGGVAALVVLWLRRSMEETVSEEQVQAARTPAEAGVAQPGTMKLLFTQYWKPLLVCIGVTLGGTVAFYTYTNFILKFMNDTSGIAKTDTSVINFWALFIFMLLQPVYGMISDKVGRKPLLLWFGITGVLFTWPLLSTLSNTKDPFTAFLLMMGGLVIVGGYTSINALVKAELFPASIRALGVGLGYAIANSLFGGTVPLIGAAFQKAERVDLFFTYVTVAIALSLLVYIFALKNKKATHLDQEQGHAWVQERKDGDKDKDLLGV; from the coding sequence ATGAGCACCCAGCAAACCGCGGCAGTGAGTGAGTCGGCCGAGACCCGACGGGCGGTCAGCAACATCCTCAAGGGCTCTGCCGGCAACCTGGTGGAGTGGTATGACCTGTACGTCTACACGGTCTTCGCCGCCTACTTCCAGTCCCACTTCTTCAACTCGAAGGACGACCTCCAGGCGGGCCTGGAAGCGATGGCCGTCTTCTCGACGTCGTTCCTCATGCGGCCCATCGGCGCCTGGTTCTTCGGCCGGTACGCGGACCGCAACGGCCGCAAGGCAGCGCTGACCCTCAGCGTGACCCTGATGTCCGCGGGGTCATTCGCCATCGCCGTCCTGCCCACCACCGAGCAGGTGGGCGTCTGGGCATTGATCCTGCTGATCCTGATCCGCCTGGTCCAGGGCTTCTCCGTGGGCGGCGAGTACGGCACCAGTGCCACCTACATGTCCGAGGCTGCCACGTCCAGGCGGCGCGGCTTCTTCTCCAGCTTCCAGTACGTCACCCTGATCGGCGGCCAGATGCTGGCCCTGCTGGTCCTGGTGATCCTGCAAAATGCCATGCCCAAGGATGACCTCACGGAGTGGGGCTGGCGGATCCCGTTCGCGCTGGGCGGCGTCGCGGCGCTTGTGGTCCTCTGGCTCCGGCGCTCTATGGAAGAGACCGTTTCGGAGGAGCAGGTGCAGGCTGCAAGGACCCCGGCCGAAGCGGGAGTTGCCCAGCCCGGCACCATGAAGCTGCTGTTCACGCAGTATTGGAAGCCGCTGCTGGTCTGCATCGGTGTCACGCTCGGCGGCACCGTGGCCTTCTACACCTACACCAACTTCATCCTGAAGTTCATGAACGATACCTCCGGCATCGCCAAGACCGACACCTCGGTGATCAACTTCTGGGCGCTGTTCATCTTCATGCTCCTGCAGCCCGTGTACGGCATGATTTCGGACAAGGTGGGCCGCAAGCCGCTGCTCCTGTGGTTCGGCATCACCGGCGTCCTGTTCACCTGGCCGCTGCTCTCCACCCTGTCCAACACCAAGGATCCCTTTACCGCCTTCCTGCTGATGATGGGTGGCCTGGTGATCGTGGGCGGCTACACCTCCATCAACGCACTGGTGAAAGCCGAACTGTTCCCGGCCTCGATCCGTGCCCTTGGCGTCGGCCTGGGTTACGCGATCGCCAACTCGCTGTTCGGCGGGACCGTTCCACTCATCGGCGCAGCCTTCCAGAAGGCCGAGCGGGTTGACCTGTTCTTCACCTACGTCACCGTGGCCATTGCCCTCTCGCTGCTGGTGTACATCTTTGCGCTGAAGAACAAGAAGGCAACCCACCTGGACCAAGAGCAGGGCCACGCGTGGGTGCAGGAGCGCAAGGACGGCGACAAGGACAAGGACCTGCTGGGCGTCTAG